ATGCTGACTTTTTAAGTTTTTCTGATAATTCTTTAATATGCAATCTGCGCTCTTTAAGGATATTTAAAGGGTTTTTGAGAAAAAGCCTTTTTCTCAAATGTGAAATATTAATATTAAATATATCAATTTTTCTAGTTATAGTTTCATGCATATTTTCTACAAGGTCGTTAATACGTATTTTTTTGTTTTCAACTAATCTTTTTGGAGATACTTTTTCGATATTCTTAATTAAATGCAAAAGATTGTTTTTCTTATTCGAAATTAACTTAGCGGACGCTGATTTCAAGCGTAAGTCCAATGATTTTAACTGTCTTATAAGCTCTGACTTTACTGGAACTACAATTTCCGCAGCATTAGATGGAGTTGAAGCACGTATGTCGGCAACAAAATCTGCTATAGTAAAATCCGTTTCATGTCCTACTGCACTTATTATCGGAATTTTTGAATTATAAATAGCTCTTGCTGTAATCTCTTCGTTGAAAGCCCATAAATCCTCAATACTTCCGCCGCCTCTTCCAACTATTATTACATCTATTTCTTCTGGACTAATAACACCTTCTATAGCTTTTTTAGCTGCCAAATAGGCTAGATAACTTGTAGGTTTATCTGAAATATGACGCTCTTTAATTCCCGTTCGTTGCACAATCCATTCATTTGATGTATCAACTATTTTTTCAAGATCAAAATTTGTTAAAATTTTATCTGGCAAATAAGAACCAATAGAAACAATTTTAGATCGCATTTTCCACACCTCTTTGAATATACTTTAGTACTGAACATTTTTCAATAGCTTCTTCAATTTTTGTATTTATATCAAGGCTTGCAAACTTTGCAGCTTTTAAAATGGCATTTTTTATCGCATAAGCTTTGCTTCTACCATGACTTACAATGCAAGCACCATTTACACCTAATAAAGGTGCACCCCCAAATTCTGCATAATCAGTTTTCTTTTTTAACATTCTAAATGCTGGTTTTGATAGTAAATAGCCAATCTTGTATACCAAACTTTTAGAAATTTGTGCTTTTAAAAATTCTCCAATTATAGTAGGAACAGACTCGGATGTTTTTAAAATAATATTACCTACAAAACCATCACAAACGGCTACATCTATTTTATCTGAAAATATTTCGTTACCCTCTATGTTTCCGTAAAAATTTAAAGCTGATGATTTAATTAAATCATAAGCTTTAATTACGAGGCTATTACCTTTGCCTGGTTCAGAACCATTACTGATTAAGCCTACTTTGGGTTTGTTTATACCAAGCATATGTTTAATAAAAACAGAACCCATAATACTGAACTCAAGTAAATGAATAGGCTTACAATCAACATTTGCTCCCGCGTCTAAAAGCAAAACACTACCATTGACAGTAGGCAATAAAGCACCTATCGCAGGTCTTGAAATACCCTTTAGTTTTCCCAAAACCGTCATAGCAATGGCCATAACAGCTCCAGAATTTCCCGCGCTTATAAAAGCGCATGCTTTACCATACTTAACAAGTTCCATACCTACATGCATTGAAGAATTTTTCTTTCTTATAGCTACGCTTGGTTTATCGAACATAGTAATTATGGTTGGTGCGTCTTTTACGGTAATTTTTTGTGATACATTTGAGCTAAAATCTTTAGAAATATCTTCTATACTTTTTTCAAGCTCATTTTCTTTACCAACTAGCACTATATCTAAATTAAATTCTTTGGCAGCAAGGAAAGCTCCTAAGATTACTTCTTTTGGAGCATGATCACCGCCAAAGGCATCTACGGCTATTGGTTTCATTCTTCAATTTTGAGGATTTCCTCATCTTTATAGTAACCACAAGATGGACACACAGTATGTGGTAATTTCACAGCACCACATCGTGGACATTTTGACATAGCAGGCATACTTGCTTTTTTGTGTGTTGCTCTTTTTGCAGCTCTAGAATGACAGGATTTTCTTTTTGGTTGAGCCATTTTTCTCTCCTTTATAATATTTCTATTGAACTAAAAAAATATGGTATCTCAAAATCAGCCGATTCTTTAGAATCAGATCCATGTACAGCGTTTTCTTCTATATTTTTTGCATACAAAGCCCTGATTGTGCCAGGCTGAGCTTTAGCTGGATCCGTAGCACCCATTAAATTCCTGTAATCAGCAATCGCATTTTCTTTTTCTAAAACCATAACAATTATGTTACCGCTCGACATAAATGTCGTAAGCGAGTCATAAAACGGCCTATTCTTGTGTACAATATAAAAACCTTCAGCTTGTTTTTTGGTTAAACGAATTTTTTTCATAGCTTTAATTTCAAAGCCGTTTTCCTCAAGCATAGCTATAATTTTACCGCTATAGCCAGCTTTTACTGCATCTGGTTTAATTATTGACAGTGTTTTTTCCAGCATCTTTTAGTTCTCCTTTTTTAGATTCATTATTAGAATTTGATTTAGAATTATTTTTGTAATCTGTAACATACCATCCGGACCCTTTAAGCTCAAAAGAAGTATGTGAAATGATTTTTTTTAATGTATTAACTGCACCACAGAGCGGACATGAGTTTGGAGCTTTAGAACCTATCTTTTGCATTAACTCAATTGTTTGTCCACAAGCAGAACATTTATATTCATAAATGGGCATCTTTAATCACCTCATGTAATTTAGAATTAAAAAATTCTTCTTCTATATCTAAATCGAGTATTTTTATATTAGATTTTTCTCCACTTAAAATTTTAATAGCAGATTTTTTAATATCAAAAAAAGAGGATATTAGTGAAACCACGGCTTTATTAGCCCTACCCTCCTGTGCAGGTTTTGAAACTTTAACTTTCAAAAACCCTCCTTCCATACCGCAAACTAAATCTCTCTTAGCATTTGCTATTACTTTCAAGTGCACAATCATAAAAAAACCAGCCTACAAACTATCATAATTTTTTTTATCAGTCAATATAATATCTACATAATATTCTAATAAACACCTTCCTTTTTTAATACAACAACAAATGTTTTAACAATAATAATTATATCAAGCCATAAAGACCAATTAGTTACATACCATGTATCCATTTTTATGCGAAAATCGTAACTCGTATCGTTTCTACCACTTACCTGCCACAAACCTGTAAGTCCTGGATTTACCATATAGTAAAACTTTGCATATTCTCTGTAATATTTTTCAACTTCTTCTTTCACAACAGGCCGTGGACCTACAAATGACATTTCGTTTTTGATAATATTTATTATCTGCGGCAACTCATCAAGTGAAGTTTTCCTTAAAAAATTACCTACTTTAGTTATCCTTGGATCATTTTTTAACTTAAAAAATTGATTCCACTCATGTTTTAATTGCTCGTTGTTTTCAAGTAAAATCTTTAGGCGTTCTTGTGCGTCTTCATACATGCTTCTAAATTTATAAATTTTTATTATTTTACCATTTTTTCCAATACGCTCATGTTTAAAAAAAATAGGACCTTTTGATGTAGCTTTTATAGCTATACTTATAAAAATTAATGCTACTAAAAATAATGGAAATATAATAATTACCAATATAAGATCAAAAACTCTTTTAAGGATTTTGTTTGCGACAGATTCTAAATTATTTTTTGTATGAATAAATAAAAGTTTCTGAGAAAAATTGAAATTAACTTTTGTATTGAAAATAGATAATCCATCGAAACTTGGTATAACTATTACATTTTTAAAGATTGTTTGAAGACTCGTTAAATCAACCTTTGAATTGCATGCAGATATTATAAAAACCGTATCAATACAGTTAGATTTAATTTCCGAAGAAAGTTCGATAAATGATCTAATAACTTTTTTATCATTAATGTATTTTGTATTTGATTTTTGATCAAAAAAAGCTATAGTGTTATAACCTAAATAATGCTGACAATCTAACGATTTTTGAAATGATAATGCTTGAGAACAAGTACCACAGATTACTACATTTTTTTGCCAGAGTTTGATTTTAAATAGAAAAAATTTTGATAATGCATGAAAAAAAGAAAATATAACCAGACCATACAACCAAAATAAAAATATCAAGAGTCTTGAAAACAATAAACTGGATTTAGTTATAGAAACTAGTGAAAGTATAATAACCACAATAATTGTTATTGAGTTAAATATTTTCTTAACATCTTCCCAAATATCATAACGTTTTGTGTAAATACCCTCATAATAAAACAAGAAAAATACAACAAAAAAAACAAAAAAATACTCGTAGTAATAAGAAAACGGTTTTTTATATTGAANNNNNNNNNNGACGATAAAAGCAATAAAATCAAAAAAAGCTATTATTAAGATTGAAATATATTCTTTAGTTTTATTTTTCATAGTAATTTTGCAAAAAATCAATTAAAGCATTTTGCCAATCTCTAATTTCAACATTTAAATTCCCGCAAAAAAGTTCGTTTGACATAGCACTAAAAAATGGCCTATTTGCTTTAAGATTAAATATTGACCTATCTACTGGATACAAAAATTTATTGATACCAAGCAAAGAAAGTGTCAGCTTTGCCCACTCAAATCTCGAACAAAAACCACTGTTAACCAAATGATAAACACCTCTTAAACCTTTATTTATTGCAATTAAACTATAATAAGCAATATCATAAGCACTTGTTGGAACAGAAAATTCATTATATGCAATTTTTAGATATTCATTGTTTTTACACCAACCCATAAGTTTTGATATAAAGTTGTTTTTTGAGTTACCATAAACCCAGCTGGTACGCAAAATTAAGCATTCACTTTGAGACTCCAATAAAAATTTCTCGCCTAAAAGTTTGGATTTTCCATATTCATTTAGCGGGTTTGGTTTATCATTTTCACAATACAAACCACACTTTGAACCATCAAACACATAATCAGTACTATAATGAACAAAAAAACTGCCAAATTTTTTAGATAAATCTGTCATATGAGCTACTGAAAAAGCATTTACTTTAAAGCCTTCAAAGTAATTTACCTCGCACTCATCCACTAAATTGTATGCAGAAGCATTTATAACAATTCTTGGTTTAAAGGTTTCAAACACATTTTTTAGTTGAAGATAATCTGTTACATCACACTGTTTTCTGTCTAAAGCAATAAATTTTTTATTTTCTTTTTCAAACCAAAATTTAAAAGCTTTTGCAAGCTGGCCATTGCCACCAAAAACCAATATCATTTGTATGCCTCAAACTCTAAAAAACTTTTAAGAAGCATATCTTTTTGTGATACGATAGGTTTAAATACTTTCCAATCAATATTAAGCGTTTTGTCATTAAAAATCACGCCATCTTCGCAGTCTGGACAATACTCATTTGAAGCTTTGTAATGGACAATTGCAGTATCACTTAACACAACAAACCCATGCAAAAAGCCTTCTGGCACATACAAAATATGCTGGTTGCTATCATTTAGCTCAAAAGATAACCAGCTACCAAACGTGTTTGAGTTTAGCCTCACATCAACTATAACATCCAGTATCTTGCCTTGGACGCATCTTACAAGCTTTGATTGTGGTTTTGGTTTTCTTTGTAGATGTAACCCTCTTATAACACCTTTTTTTGAAAAAGAAAAATTATCTTGAAAGAAATCTTCACTAATGCCTGCTTCTAAAAACTGGCTTTTTTTGTAAGTTTCTAAAAAAAAACCTCTCTCATCAAAAAATACTTTAGGTTTTATAAGCAAAACACCACTTATATTAGCTTTTTCAAACTCAAATGGCATAAAACCTCCATTTTAAGCGATTTTATAAGCAAAAAACTTTAATACATCTTTAAGTAAAAACTGAGGAAGCAACTCAAATCTACCTGATTTAGCAATAAAACTAAATTGATCAGTAATATAGTTTAAACCTTCTTTGGTAGTTTTACCAAATGTTTGTGTAATCCAATTTTGTGATTTATAAAACTTACCTACAGCCAGGTAACGCTCAAATTCTTCCTTTAAGCTATAATTATGGGAGTGATAAACGCAAGCTTTGCTATCATAATACACAGCCCATCCTGCAATCAAAACTTTTGCAGCCATATATACATCTTCACCAAAATCCAATTTTGGAAAACCGCCTAGACTTTGCACTACATCCTTTTTATATGCTGAAAACGAGTTAGAGTTAAATGCTAATTTTACACCATACACATCTTTTTTATCAAAAGTCTTTTTTATAGAGTAATTTGGATAATTAAAGTATCTTAAATGTTTAGAAAAAGCATCTGCATTTTTATGAGGCAATTGTCTACCATAGACAATAGCTACATCTTTTTGATCAAAATTTCTAATTAGCTTTGCAATTGAGTCTTTACACAAAATAGCATCTTGAGTTAAAAATACAACTATATTAAATTTTGCCAGATTAAGTCCTAAATTTCTAGTTAAACCATGATTGAAATTTGCTCTTTTAATTACATAAACTCTATCTGTAAAAGCATTTGCAATTTTTTGCGTATTATCATCCGATGAACTATCTATTATAATAATATCTTTAATATCTTCCTGTCTTAATCTTAAAAGAACAGCAGCTATTGTTTTTTGCGCGTTTAATGTAGGAATTACAACAGATACATTCATATGAGTTCTTATAGCCTATTAACAGTAATTTTTCAAGCATTATTTTAAAACCTATACAAAGCAATTGCACTTGACACAATTTAAATAGTATATTACAATCCAAAAAAAAAGCGGAGGTTTGTATGGCAAAAGTTACAGTAGATCAGTCAACATGCATTGGTTGCGAAGTATGTGTTGATACAGCACCTGATGTATTTGAAATGGTTGATGGAAAAGCTCAGGTAAAAAATCCTGATGGCGCTTCTATTGATGTTATCAAAGAAGCAGCTGAAGCATGTCCAACTGAATCTATCAAAGTAGAAGAGTAAATAAAAAAGGGGAAGTTTTCCCCTTTTTTATTAAATAAACGGATTATTTGATAATTCGTGTTTTATGGTTGTCTTTGGACCGTGCCCTGGGTAGACAACACATTCATCGTCTAAAGTAAGTATTTTTTTAAGTGAATTCATTAGTTGGTTATAATTTCCAGTTGGTAAGTCATACCTGCCTATCGATTCATAAAATAGTGTATCTCCGCTAAAGAGCACATGATTATCTTTGTTATACAAACAAATTGAGCCAACAGTATGTCCGGGTGTTTCAATGACAATAAATTTAATATCGCCAAGATTGATTTCGTCGCCTTCTTTAAGCAAAATATCAGCTTTTGGCGACTTTTTAGCATCGATCATAAATAAATGAGCATCAATATAGGCATCTTCTAAATATTTTGCATCATTTATACCAATTGCAAGAGGTATATTAAAAGCAATCTTTATATCCAGGTTAGCACCTGTATGATCAAAATGGTAATGAGTATTAACTATTAGTTTTGGGTGTAATTTTTTTTCTTCAATAATATTTATTATTTTTTTTGCATCACTACCTGGATCAATTATAATCGCCTGTTTGTTATTATGCACTATATAACAGTTTGTTTCCAGTACACCAACAACTAAGGTTTCAATTTCCATATTTTTAAATTATAACCAACAAATAGTTGAAATTCAAATGTTAATTTTATATACTTTGCTTAATTAACATGTTGGAGGAGTAATGCATTTAGACAGGCTTTTTGATAAAGCTTTGGAAAAAAATATAGACTTTAACAATGCAATGGATATTTTAAAAACACCACAAAATGCCATGCTGGATCTGTTTAGCGTTTCAAACAAATTAAGACAATTTTTTAAAGGAAATACAATAAGTTTGTGTTCGATTGTAAATGCAAAAAGCGGACGTTGCAGCGAAAACTGTGCTTTTTGTGCACAATCGGCTCACTTTAATACAAATATTGAATCTTACGATTTTCTACCACCAAGTACTATTGAACAAAAAGCAAAATACATTGCAAATTATCCAGTTGAGCGCTTCAGCATAGTAACAAGTGGACTTAGCTTAAATAACAAACAGGATTTTGAAAATCTTAAAAATTCTATCAATAAGATTTCAAAATTAGCTTTGATACCTGGTGTATCAATTGGTTTGCAAACAAAAAATCAGCTTCTTGAGTTAAAAAAAGCTGGACTTTTGGAGTTTCACCACAACTTAGAAACCTCAAGGGAATTTTTTCCAAAAATCTGCACAACGCACAGCTACGATGATGATGTAAATACTGTAAAAGTTGCAAAACAGCTAGGTTTTTATGTTTGCAGCGGAGGTATATTTGGCATAGGCGAATCTTTAGAAGATAGAATTAGTCTTGCTTTTGAGCTTAAAAATTTAGATGTTGATTCTATACCCATAAATTTTTTGATTAGTATTAAAGGTACACCACTTGAAAACCAAAAACCTCTTGAACCATTTGAAGCGTTAAAAATTATATCCATGTTCAGATTTATAATGCCAGACAAAGATATAAGAGTATGTGGTGGTAGAGAACATGTTTTAAAACAACTTCATGCGCTAGTTTTTTTTGCTGGAGCAAATGGAATAATGGTAAGTGATTATTTAACACAAAAAGGTCGCAGTATTCAAGATGATCTGGATATGATTAAATATCTTGGCTTAAATGTAAATCCTCAACGCTTTTAATCTCAATATAAACTTCTGGGAGCGATTTCAAAAAAATTTTACCATAAGATTTTTTTAACAACCTGTTATCTGCAATAATAATAAAGCCAGTATCTTTTTTTGTTCTAATCAATCTGCCAAACCCCTGTTTGAATTTAAGTATTGCTTTTTGAAGAGAATAATCTATAAATGCATTTTTACCTTTTTGTGCAAAGTTAGCGTACTTTGCTTTTTCAATCGGGTGTGTGGGTACTTCGAAAGGTAGTTTTGTAATAATTACGCAAGATAGATTATCTCCTTTTATATCAATTCCTTCCCAGAAACTATTTACACCAAAAAGTATAGTTTTGCTTTTAAAAAATACTTTTTGCATATTGTAGTTATCCATAAAACCTTGTTTTAAAACATTATAACCAAAATCATTGAGTAAGGTATTTGTTTTATTGTAGACTTCATTTAAAGTTTTATATGATGTAAAAAGCACTAAAATTCCTTTATTAAAGTTTGATGCAACACTCAAAACCAACTTTGCAATATCTTCTTCATAATTGTTACTTTGTGGGTTATTTATATTGTTTATTACAAAAAGTCTGGCTTGTTTTTTATAGTCAAACTCCGTTTTAAATGTTTTTTCAAATGCATCTTCTATACCCAGAATGTTTTTTATAAAACTAAAATCACTATTAATAGAAAGTGTAGCAGAAGTAAAAATTATACTTTCAACTTTTGGATATAAATTTTTTCTTAGCAAATCAGCAAAATTTAAGTTTGTGATATTGAATAACATCACGTCTTTAAATCTTTCAAGCCAGTAAACACATGATAGAGCATCTTGATTTGCAAAAGATTTAAGTATTTTGAGATTGAAATTTAATTTATCAATAATAGCTTTAAAATCAATACTTAGCTCAATATCAATCCTGTCTTTAAAACTAACAAAATCAAATACAAGCTGTTCTTGTAATTTTAAGATATTCAGTAAATATGTCTTTGCAAACTCTTCGTCATAGTTTACGCTAAAATCAATCAAATTAGAAAGTTTTAATAATTCTTCTTTGATACCATCCATTGTCTTTGTAGCATTACTTATTAGCTCAAATAGTCTTAATTTACCCATAATATTAAAAAAATTTTTAATTGCATTTAGCTGGTCATAAAAATTAAATGATAATGTCGCAAAGCTTGTTAGATTTTTTTCAATATTATGGGCTTCATCAAAAATAATCACATCAATTGTATCAAATACTTCTCCTATCTCAAACAAATCACTAAAAACAAGGTGATGATTTGTGATAACGATATCAGCATCTTTTAGTCTTGATCTTGCATTGAAGAAAAAACAATTCCGAAATTGCGGACAAAAACGTCCCATACAAGAATCCTTATCAGATTTTATTTGTTCAAATAAACCTTCTTCAAGCAAGTCGAATTCATCTTTTGTACCATTTTTTAAACCTGATAAAAACGATTTAGGGTCATCTATATTGCTAAATATACTCGCTGCATATGCATAAAATTTTCTCTTGCAAGCATAATTTTGTCTACCAAGAGCTATTTCAAATACAATATCGCCAAAAATCTCTCTAATTACAGGTATATCTTTCAGGATAAGCTGTTTTTGAAGGTTAATAGTACTCGTTGCAATAATTGTTTTTTTCTTAAATTTTTTTGCAAATAAACTTGCTGCAACAAGATAAGCAAAACTTTTGCCAGTACCTGTTGGTGCTTCAATTAAACCTATTTGTCCGTTTAACATCAAATGATATATATCTTTTGACATTTCTATCTGAGATTGTCTTTTCTCGTAGTTATCAACTTTCTGGCGTAGAATTTCAAAAATTTCGTCTATACACATAAAGCTAATCTAAATTAAAATAATTCTTATGTCAATAGTTAAACTTGAAAGTAGGCAAAAAAATGCTAATATAACAAGGGGGTGAAATATGTCACATTTAATTTTAATAAGACATGGTCAATCAATTTGGAACGATAAAAATTTATTTACCGGGTGGGTAGACATTCCTCTTAGCCAAAAGGGCATTTTTGAGGCATTAAATGCAGGTGAAAAGCTCTCAAAATTTAACATAGATATTGTGTATACTTCAAAATTAGCAAGGGCTATACAAACAGCACTAATTTTACTATCAAAACTTGACACGCAAAAAACACCCGTTATTATTCACACAAAAGGAAAGATGAAAAAATGGTCAAACTATGCAAGCAGTATCGAAATAATACCAATTATACAAAAAAAAGAATTAAATGAGCGATATTATGGCACACTACAGGGTTTAAACAAAAAAGAAGTAGGTTTAAAATATGGCGAACAACAGTTAAAACTCTGGCGCAGGAGCTTTGATGTAGCACCACCTGGTGGAGAATCGCTAAAAGACAATCTGAAACGCACACTACCTTTTTTCAAACAAAAAGTTGTCGAACAACTGGAAGATGGTAAGGATGTTTTAATTGTAGCTCATGGAAATAGCTTGAGAGCTATTACAAAATACATAGAAAATTTGGATGAAAACCAAATTATAAAAGTTGAAATACCAACTGGCACACCTATTGTTTATAATTACGAAAACAAAATATTTAAAGACAAGGTTATTTTATGATTAATAAACTAAAAGAATCCTTAAAAATCAACAAAATAGAGCTATTAGAAGTTCAAAGTTTTGTTTTTTTGGCTGAAATTGGGCTTGATATTTCAAAAGATTACGACTGCTTAGGCAACACTGGCTTTGTGAAAGCTCTCAGTGTATCAGCTGAAAGTGCTCAAGCTATAATAGACATTGATAAAAAAGAAAAATTAGAAAAAATAATGAATGTTCAAACACTCTACATTTTATTTAGCTTTAACGATATAAAAGAAAACCTCATCGAAGCCTATAATCTTGCAAAGCAAAAAAAACCAGGTGCATATTTTATTTTTGTTTCACAGGAAAGCAAAACAGCCGATATAGAAAAAACACTTGTAAGTGGTGTACAAGGACCAAAAAAAGTAATTTTTGTATGCGAAAAATAGAAGATTACTCAAGCGATATTGCAATAATAATAAAATCTAAAACCAAAAAAGGACTAATAAAAGAAGCAATATATGCTTGTTTTGAATACCTATTGGGCAAAAAACCTATGTTAGGTAAAGAAAAAAAAGTTCTCTTTTTTGAAATAAAAGGTAACCTGGAAGACGGTATAGTTGATGCGTTAAATTTTTTTCTAAAGACATTTTATATTGAAAAATATGTCCCATATAGAATTTATGTAAAAGAAACAAAAGAAAAAAATTTTGAAATTAAAGCTTTTGCACGTTTGTTTAACGGTAATTTAATCCATTACATAAAAGCCGCAACATACCTGGATAATAAAATATTCCAAAAAGGCGATATGTTTACTTTAAAGGTAGTTTTTGATGTTTAATATTGAAAAAGTTACAGATTACTTCTATAAAATCAAAACAAATACTGTTGATATAGAAATTTACGCAAACAAAACAATTCTAAAAAAAATTGAAGAAGATGATACTTTAAAACAGGCTTTAGATATAACAAAACTACCTGGCATAAAAAAAGTTTTACTAATGAGCGATGCACATCAAGGCTATGGTTTTCCCATAGGAAGTGTTGCTGCTTTTGATTATGAAGAAGGTATCATATCACCTGGCGGTGTTGGATATGATATAAATTGCGGTGTTAGAGCTATTAGCTTAAATGTTGATGTTGAAGAAGTGCAAAAACACGCGGAAAAGATTCTATATGGACTATATGCACAAATTCCAAAAGGCGCTGTAAGTGATAAGGCAATCTACTATTTAAACGAAAAAAAACTCAGACAGGTAACATTTGAAGGTGCTGAATTTGCAATAAAAAATGGTTTTGGAGAAAAACTGGACCTTCAGGCAATAGAAGATAATGGTCGTATAGAAATTAACAATGATTGTCTTACAAATGATGCTATAGAAAGAGGAAAAACAGAGCTTGGATCGCTTGGTAGTGGTAATCATTTTTTAGAAATCGATAAAGTTGAAGAGATATTCGATAAAAAAATAGCCAGTGCTTTTGGTATTTATCAGAACTACCCTATCTTACTCTTACATACAGGCTCAAGGGGTCTTGGTCACCAAATTGCAATTGACTATTTAAGATTATTTAAAGAAAGCGCTAACCAAAAAAAATTATCGTTTCCAAATAAAGAACTTACCAGCTTACCATTTTCTGACAAATTAGCTAAAGATTACTTTGAAGCAGCAAATCAAGCTGCAAATTATGCTTTTGCAAACAGGCAAATTTTAGGTTTTAAAGCTTTACAGATAATTTTTGAGATTTTAAAAAAGCCCATTAACTACACATTAATTTACGATATTGTTCATAATATCGCAAAAATAGAGCAACATAACATAAATGGCAAAAACCAAAAATTAATAATCCACAGAAAAGGTGCAACACGGGCATTTTATGCAAAACACTCAGCTTTAAAAAATTCACGTTATTTTGATACAGGTCATCCCATCCTTATACCAGGTACAATGGGTAGTAACTCTTATATTTTAGTTGCCAATGAGTCAGATCAAACTCTAAATAGTATATGTCATGGTGCAGGTAGAATCCTGGGCAGAAGGCAAGCCATAAAAACACTAAAAAATCAAGACTTAATAACTCAATTAAAACAAAAAGGTATACTGCTTCTTGGAGATTCAAAAAAAAGCTTGCTTGAAGAAGCACCCCTAGCCTATAAAGACATAGATGAAGTTATTGATATAACGATAAAAGCCAACATTGCCAAAAAAGTTGCAAAGCTTAAACCCCTACTTGTTATTAAAGGTTAACAATAAAGAGACCATTCATTACTCTGCGTCAAACCAGAATGAAAATGTGTAAAATATTTTAACTTTTTTAGGAGGTTTGACCAGTTATGAATTTTAGTGAACAGGAAACTCAAAAGCTACTCAAAGGTATTGATGTTAATGAGATTGTAAAAAGGATAGCATTGCAAAACAACTTTTTTGGAGAAGATGGTATATTTACCCCTTTGATAAAAACTATAGTTGAAAAAGCCATATCTGCTGAAATAGACTCGTTTATAGCTCAAGAACCTAATCTCCCGCCCCATATTAACTACTCATCTTAATAATTCTTTTTTTAAAGCATTTTTGTTATTTTTTCTT
This genomic window from Desulfurella sp. contains:
- the ndk gene encoding nucleoside-diphosphate kinase, which gives rise to MEKTLSIIKPDAVKAGYSGKIIAMLEENGFEIKAMKKIRLTKKQAEGFYIVHKNRPFYDSLTTFMSSGNIIVMVLEKENAIADYRNLMGATDPAKAQPGTIRALYAKNIEENAVHGSDSKESADFEIPYFFSSIEIL
- the plsX gene encoding phosphate acyltransferase PlsX — its product is MKPIAVDAFGGDHAPKEVILGAFLAAKEFNLDIVLVGKENELEKSIEDISKDFSSNVSQKITVKDAPTIITMFDKPSVAIRKKNSSMHVGMELVKYGKACAFISAGNSGAVMAIAMTVLGKLKGISRPAIGALLPTVNGSVLLLDAGANVDCKPIHLLEFSIMGSVFIKHMLGINKPKVGLISNGSEPGKGNSLVIKAYDLIKSSALNFYGNIEGNEIFSDKIDVAVCDGFVGNIILKTSESVPTIIGEFLKAQISKSLVYKIGYLLSKPAFRMLKKKTDYAEFGGAPLLGVNGACIVSHGRSKAYAIKNAILKAAKFASLDINTKIEEAIEKCSVLKYIQRGVENAI
- the rpmF gene encoding 50S ribosomal protein L32, with the translated sequence MAQPKRKSCHSRAAKRATHKKASMPAMSKCPRCGAVKLPHTVCPSCGYYKDEEILKIEE
- the rfbD gene encoding dTDP-4-dehydrorhamnose reductase, which produces MILVFGGNGQLAKAFKFWFEKENKKFIALDRKQCDVTDYLQLKNVFETFKPRIVINASAYNLVDECEVNYFEGFKVNAFSVAHMTDLSKKFGSFFVHYSTDYVFDGSKCGLYCENDKPNPLNEYGKSKLLGEKFLLESQSECLILRTSWVYGNSKNNFISKLMGWCKNNEYLKIAYNEFSVPTSAYDIAYYSLIAINKGLRGVYHLVNSGFCSRFEWAKLTLSLLGINKFLYPVDRSIFNLKANRPFFSAMSNELFCGNLNVEIRDWQNALIDFLQNYYEK
- the xseA gene encoding exodeoxyribonuclease VII large subunit; translated protein: MRSKIVSIGSYLPDKILTNFDLEKIVDTSNEWIVQRTGIKERHISDKPTSYLAYLAAKKAIEGVISPEEIDVIIVGRGGGSIEDLWAFNEEITARAIYNSKIPIISAVGHETDFTIADFVADIRASTPSNAAEIVVPVKSELIRQLKSLDLRLKSASAKLISNKKNNLLHLIKNIEKVSPKRLVENKKIRINDLVENMHETITRKIDIFNINISHLRKRLFLKNPLNILKERRLHIKELSEKLKKSALTIILQYRNKINTEKKALNSLSPYNVLKRGYSIAFNEKNRVVFSVTQVKENENITLLLSDGRLKTKVLSSEKS
- a CDS encoding zinc ribbon domain-containing protein, with amino-acid sequence MPIYEYKCSACGQTIELMQKIGSKAPNSCPLCGAVNTLKKIISHTSFELKGSGWYVTDYKNNSKSNSNNESKKGELKDAGKNTVNN
- the wbaP gene encoding undecaprenyl-phosphate galactose phosphotransferase WbaP is translated as QYKKPFSYYYEYFFVFFVVFFLFYYEGIYTKRYDIWEDVKKIFNSITIIVVIILSLVSITKSSLLFSRLLIFLFWLYGLVIFSFFHALSKFFLFKIKLWQKNVVICGTCSQALSFQKSLDCQHYLGYNTIAFFDQKSNTKYINDKKVIRSFIELSSEIKSNCIDTVFIISACNSKVDLTSLQTIFKNVIVIPSFDGLSIFNTKVNFNFSQKLLFIHTKNNLESVANKILKRVFDLILVIIIFPLFLVALIFISIAIKATSKGPIFFKHERIGKNGKIIKIYKFRSMYEDAQERLKILLENNEQLKHEWNQFFKLKNDPRITKVGNFLRKTSLDELPQIINIIKNEMSFVGPRPVVKEEVEKYYREYAKFYYMVNPGLTGLWQVSGRNDTSYDFRIKMDTWYVTNWSLWLDIIIIVKTFVVVLKKEGVY
- a CDS encoding DUF167 domain-containing protein — translated: MIVHLKVIANAKRDLVCGMEGGFLKVKVSKPAQEGRANKAVVSLISSFFDIKKSAIKILSGEKSNIKILDLDIEEEFFNSKLHEVIKDAHL